CTCTTCGCCGCGTCCCTGTCCGTGGTGACCTTCCTGGAGCTGCCCGGCGTCCGCACCCCGCGCGCGCGGTCGCCGCTGGAGGGTCTGCGCCGTCCCAAGAGCGGCACCGGCGTCGACAAGGGCCGCACCGGCGTCCTGCCCCTGCTGGTCTTCGCCTGCGCGGCGGTCGCCGCCGTCGTGGCCGCCGTGGTCGCCGTGGCGGTGCTGCACGCCAAGGACCTGGGCGGCGGCCCCGTGCTGTACGGGCTGATGGTGGGCGCGCTCACCGGCGGAGTCGTCGTCGGCATCCGTACGGCCCCGGCCCTGCTGCCATCCCTGTCGCGCCGCCGCCTGCTCGCGCTGGCGATCGCCTTCGCGGGCGTCGCCCTGCTGGCCGCCGGGCTGGTCCCGGACGACACCACCGTGCTGCTGCTCCTCGTGCTGGCCGGTGTCGGCGCGGGCGTGACCGCGAACACCGGGCACGCGCTGCTCGACCAGGAGACCGAGGACGGCCGCCGGGCCCGCACGACCGAGCACCTGCACGCGGTCGTCCGGGTCTGCGTGGCCCTCGGCGCGGTCGTCGCGCCCGTGGTCGCCGCGGCGATCGGCCCGCACCGCCTGGAGAGCGGCAAGTTCGTCTTCGCGCACGGGGGCGCCGCGTTCGTCCTGATGCTGGTCGGCGCGCTGCTGCTTCCGATGGCCGCGCTGGTGCTGGCCAAGGTCGACGACCGGTCCGGCGTTCCGCTCCGGCACGACCTGCGGGACGCGCTGCTCGGCGGCGACGACCCGGTGCCGACGCCCGCGACGGGCGGCTTCTTCATCGCCCTGGAGGGCGGCGACGGCGCCGGGAAGTCCACCCAGGCCGAGGCCCTCGCCGAGTGGATCCGGGGCAAGGGGCACGAAGTCGTGCTCACGCGCGAGCCGGGGGCGACCCCGGTGGGCAAGCGCCTGCGCTCCATCCTGCTCGACGTCTCCAGCGCCGGCCTGTCGCACCGCGCGGAGGCGCTGCTGTACGCCGCCGACCGCGCGGAGCACGTCGACACCGTGGTGCGGCCCGCGCTGGAGCGCGGCGCCGTGGTCATCTCCGACCGGTACATCGACTCCTCGGTCGCCTACCAGGGCGCCGGACGCGACCTGTCGCCGACCGAGATCGCCCGCATCAACCGCTGGGCCACCAACGGGCTCGTACCGCACCTGACCGTCCTGCTGGACGTCTCCCCGGAGACCGCGCGCGAGCGGTTCACCGAGGCGCCGGACCGGCTGGAGTCGGAGCCCGCGGAGTTCCACGCGCGTGTCCGCTCCGGTTTCCTCACCCTCGCCGCCGCCGACCCCGGGCGCTACCTCGTCGTCGACGCGGGCCAGGAGCCCGAGGCCGTCGGCACCGTCGTACGCCACCGGCTCGACCAGGTGCTGCCGCTGTCCGAGGCCGAGATCAAGGCCCGGGAGGAGGCGCGCCGCAAGGCCGAGGAGGAGGCCCGCCGCAAGGCCGAGGAAGAGGCCGCGCGCAAGGCCGAGGAGGAGCGCCTGGAGCGCGAGCGCCTCGAACAGCTGGAGCGGCTGCGCGCCGAGGAGGAGGAGCGCAAGCGGCGCGAGCTGGAGGAGGCGCAGCGGCGCGAGGCCGAGCGGCAGGCGGAGGAGGCCCGGCTCCGGGCCGAGGAAGCGAGCCGGAAGGCCGAGGAGGAGCGGGTACGGCTGCTCGCCGAGGAGAAGGCACGCGCCGAGGAGGAGGCGCGGCTGCGCGCCGAGGAGGAGCGCCGCCGCAAGCAGGCCGAGGAGGAGGCCCGGCTGCACGCCGAGGCAGAGGCCCGGCGGCTGGAGAAGCAGCGCAAGGCCGAGGAGGCCCTGCTGCGGGCCGAGGAGGCGCGCCGGGCGGCGGAGGCGGCGGCTGCCGCAGCCTCCGCGGGCCCGAAGGCGTCGGCGCCGCCCGCTGCCGACGCGCCCCGGCCCAAGCGGACCGCGGCCCCTGCTGCGGACGCCGCGACCGTGCCGACGCCGGTGGTGACGCCGACGAACGCCTCCGGCGGCCCCGTGGAGGACACGGCCGTCCTGCGGCCGGTGCGGGACACGCGGGACGGCGACACCGAGGACGGATCGGGACACGGATCCCGGGCCGACGGGTCGTCCGGAGCATCCGCGGCGTCCGGGTCCCGGGAGTCCGAGTCCGAGGTGACGGCCGAGCTGCCCAAGCCGCCCGAGCCGGCCGGTTCGTCGGACGAGACGACGGTGCTGCCGGCCGTGGAGCCGCGGGACGTCGACGAGACGGCGGTCCTGCCCCCGGTGACGCCGGGCGCCGCGGACGAGACGGCGGTGCTGCCGCCCGTACGCGGCGACGACCCCGCCGACCGGGTCCCGCCTGGCTACTTCCGCGAGGACGGCCCCGGTGACGGTTCCGTCGACCGCACCCGGGAGGCCGAGGCACGGGACCGTACGCGCGAGCTGCCTCAGATCGACCCGGACCAGGCGCCGCCCCGCCGGCGCCGTTCCGACTGGGCCGAGGAGACGCCGCTCGACGACCTGCCGACCCTGGCGGACGAACTGCTCGGGCCGCGCGAGGACGAGGACGGCCGGGGCGACGAGGGCCGGGACGGAGACGGTGGCCGCCGGGGCAAGGGCCGCGGACGCCGCTGAGTACCGGGGCCCGGGTCCGTCGGTCGCGGGGCCCGGCCTCGTTGTCAGTGCCGCCCCGCACAATGGAAGGCGCGACGCGGACGGGTGCGGCGCGGTGCGACGGCGGAGCGTGACGGAAGGACGGCGTGACCCATGACCGTGTGGGACGACCTCGTCGGGCAGGCGAAGGTGAGCGAGCAGCTCACCACCGCTGCCCGGGACGCCGACGCCTTCGTCACCGCCGCCGCGGCGGCGGGCCCGCTGCCGGAGGCGTCGAGCATGACGCACGCCTGGCTGTTCACCGGCCCGCCCGGCGCGGGAGTCACACAGACGGCGCGGGCCTTCGCCGCCGCGCTCCAGTGCGTGAGCCCCGACCGCGCCCTCGGGGGCGTACCCGGCTGCGGCTTCTGCGACGGCTGCCACACGGCACTCCTCGGCACCCACGCGGACGTCAGCACGGTGAGCGCGGTGGGCGCAGAGATCCTGGTGCGGGACATGCGGGACACGGTCCGCAAGTCGTTCACCTCGCCGGCGAACGGCCGCTGGCAGATCATCCTCGTCGAGGACGCCGAGCGGCTGAACGAGAAGTCGGCCAACGCCGTCCTGAAGGCCGTCGAGGAGCCCGCCCCGCGGACCGTCTGGATGCTGTGCGCCCCGTCCATCGAGGACGTTCTGCCCACCATCCGCTCCCGCTGCCGCCACCTGAATCTGCGCACACCGTCGGTGGACGCCGTCGCCGACATGCTCGTACGCCGGGAGGGCATCGAACCGGACCTCGCCGCCGCGGCGGCCCGTGCCACCCAGGGCCACGTCGAGCACGCCCGGCGCCTGGCCACCGACCCGGCCGCCCGGGAGCGCCGCGCCGCCGTGCTGAAGATGCCGCTGCGGGTCGAGGACGTCGGCGGCGCGCTCCGGGCGGCCCAGGAACTGGTGGACGCGGCGGCGGAGGACGCCAAGCAGCTCGCCGAGGAGATCGAGACCAAGGAGACCGAGGAGCTGAAGGCGGCGCTGGGCGCGGCCCAGGGCGGCCGCCTGCCACGCGGCACGGCAGGCGTGATCAAGGATCTGGAGGCCGACCAGAAGCGCCGCAGAACGCGCACGCAACGCAACAGCCTCGACCTCGCCCTGACCGACCTCACCGCCTTCTACCGCGACGTCCTCGCCCTCCAGCTCGGCTCCCGCGTGGCGATCGCCAACGCCGACGCGCAGGACGCCCTGGACCGGCTGGCCCACGGCAGCTCACCCGAAGCGACCCTCCGCCGCATCGAGGCGATCGCCGCCTGCGGTGACGCCCTGGACCGCAATGTGCCGCCGCTGCTGGCGGTGGAGGCGATGACGATGGCGCTCAGAGCGGGCTGAGCCCGGCCGCCGTCCTGGCGCCGCATCCGCTTGACGGGGTAACACGAACGAGGCACGCGATCCACGCACCGCATCAGTGTCGTCGCGGAGAGTTACGCTCGCTGAATGCACACAAGGCGCACTCACCGCAGGACCCGCATCGGCGGCAACCGGATCCGAGCCACGTTCCTCGCCGCCGCGCTGCTCGCCACCGCCTGCTCGGCGGGGGGCGCGTCGACGTCCGCCGGTCCGGCGGCGGAGGCGGCAGGGGCGACGGAGGCGGCGACGGCGTCCCTGGCCCCGCTGCCGAAGGCCACGCCCGCCGAGCTGTCGCCGTACTACGAGCAGAAGCTCGGCTGGCGCGACTGCGGTGTCCCCGGCTTCCAGTGCGCGACCATGAAGGCCCCGCTCGACTACGCGAAACCGGCCGAGGGCGACGTCCGCCTCGCGGTGGCCCGCAAGAAGGCCACCGGCCCCGGCAAGCGCCTCGGCTCCCTTCTGGTCAACCCGGGCGGACCGGGCGGCTCGGCCATCGGCTACCTCCAGCAGTACGCGGGCATCGGCTACCCGGAAAAGGTCCGCGCCCAGTACGACATGGTGGCGGTCGATCCGCGTGGCGTGGCCCGCAGCGAGCCCATCGAGTGCCTGGACGGCCGCGAGATGGACGCGTACACGCGGACCGACGTCACCCCGGACGACCAGGACGAGACGGACGAGCTGGTCGACGCGTACAAGGAGTTCGCCGAGGGCTGCGGGGCGGACGCGCCGAAGCTGCTGCGCCACGTCTCGACGGTCGAGGCCGCCCGCGACATGGACGTCCTGCGCGCGGTGCTGGGCGACGACAAGCTGACCTATGTCGGAGCCTCGTACGGCACGCTCCTCGGTGCGACGTACGCCGGACTCTTCCCGGACCGGGCCGGGCGCCTGGTCCTGGACGGCGCGATGGACCCGTCCCTGCCCGCCCGCCGGCTGAACCTGGAACAGACGGCGGGCTTCGAGACCGCCTTCCAGTCCTTCGCGAAGGACTGCGTGCGCCGTGCCGACTGCCCCCTCGGCGACCGGGACACCACCCCCGGCCAGGTCGGCAAGAACCTCACGGCGTTCTTCGACGACCTGGACGCCAGGCCGATCCCCGCCGGCGACGCCGACGGCCGCAAGCTCACCGAGTCCCTGGCCACCACCGGCGTGATCGCGGCGATGTACGACGAGGGCGCCTGGCAGCAGCTGCGCAAGTCGCTGACCTCGGCGATGAAGGAGAACGACGGCGCCGGTCTGCTCGCCCTGTCCGACAGCTACTACGAGCGCGAGTCCGACGGCGCCTACAGCAACCTGATGTTCGCGAACGCCGCCGTGAACTGCCTCGACCTCCCCGCCGCCTTCTCCTCGCCCGACGAGGTCCGCGACGCCCTCCCCGACTTCGAGAAGGCGTCCCCCGTCTTTGGCGAGGGCCTGGCCTGGGCCTCCCTGAACTGCACGTACTGGCCGGTGCAGGCATCGGGCGAGCCGCACCGCATCGAGGCCGCCGGTGCCACCCCGATCGTCGTGGTCGGCACCACCCGCGACCCGGCCACCCCCTACCGCTGGGCCGAGGCCCTGGCCGACCAGCTCTCCTCCGGGCGCCTCCTCACCTACGAGGGAGACGGCCACACCGCGTACGGCCGCGGCAGCACCTGCATCGACTCCGCGATCGACACGTACCTGCTCCGCGGCACCGCCCCCGAGGACGGCAAGCGCTGCTCGTAGCGACCCCTCCGCCACCCCATCCGCCTCGGAACCCTGGCCTCCGGGGCGGGTACGGAGCACCCCCGGAAACTGTGTAGACTTACCGACGTCGCTGATCGCACCATGGTGCCCAGCACAAGCCGCCTTAGCTCAGATGGCCAGAGCAACGCACTCGTAATGCGTAGGTCTCGGGTTCGAATCCCGAAGGCGGCTCCATTAAACCCCAGGTCACATAGCCCGTGACCTGGGGTTTTCTGTTGCTCGGGGCGTGACGGGTCTCACGGCCGGGTTGCCGTGACTTTGCCTGCGTGAGCGATGCGTGAGCGGAGCCGCCCGGGAACCTACTTCTGGGACTTGCCGCGCTTGGGCTTCTTGGTGCCCTTGCCTGGGGCGTTCGCCTTGGTCTTCGGCTTGCCGCCCTTCGCCTTGCCGGCGTTCTTGGCCGCAGCCTTCTTGGCCTTCTCCTTCTTCGCGGCCTTCCGTGCCGCCTTCTCGGCCTCGGCCTTGCGCTGAAGGGGGACCAGCTTCGCGGTCGCCTCGGCGGCGCTCCTGCCGACCTGGGGCAGGACGCTCTGGTAGATGTCCCGAGTGATCCGGGTATCACTGTGACCGAGGGTGTCCGACACGATCTTGATGTCGATGTCAGCGGCGAGCATCAGGGTGGCGGCGCCGTGGCGGAGGTCGTGCAGACGGATCGGCGGAAGTCCGGATGCGGCGACGAGACGCTCGAAGAGATCGGTCACCTTGCCCGGGTGGAGCCAGGACCCGTCCTCCTGGGTGAAGACGTTCCCCGTCTCGACCCAGGCGGTGCCCCACTCCTGGCGGTCGGCCTCCTGCCGCGCACGGTGCCGCTTCAGAACGTCCACGGTGTCGTCGTCGAGGGCGACCACGCGATACCCGCTGTCCGTCTTGGGATCGGACGCCTCGACCCCCCAGCCGTCCTGCACGAGTTGGGAGGAGACGGTCAGGGCGTGCGTGTCGAGGTTCGTCTCCGACCACGGCTGCCCGCACGCCTCGCCACGGCGAAGGCCACGGAAGGCGATCAGGTGCCACATCGCGTACAGCCGGTCTTCGGCGACGAAGTCGAGGAACGCTCCTGTCTGCTGCGGCGTCCAGACCATCACCGGCGACGGCTTCTCGCCCGTCTGCTCCCACTTGGCGACCCGCTCGTCCGTCCACACGAGCGCCTTCGGCTTGCGCACGGGATCGATCTCGACGTGGGCGGCGGGGTTGAAGGTGATGATCTGCTGCCCGATCGCGTCGTTCAGGGCCGCGCGGAGGGTGGCCTTGACGTGCTGGCGCGTGGCGGGGCCGGTGACGCGGCGGAAGGGCGGCATCTCATCGATCGCGATCTTCATCGTCTTCCGGCGGGCGCGATTCTCCCCGCCCTTCCACGGTATGGTCGCCAGCTCGTCGAGTGCGGCGCGCCGTTGAGCGTTGTCCTCCAGGATCTGGGCGTTCGCGTCGCGGATGTCGGTGAACATCTCGCTGAGGTGGCTCACGCGGAGCCGGTCCAGGCGGCGGTTCCCGATGTGAGGCTTCAGGTGCACGCGGATGTCGGTCTCGTAGCGGTTGAGGCCGGACTTGCGTATGCGCTTGCCAGCCAGCCACCGGTCGAGCCACTCGGCCACGGTCAAGCTGCCGATGAGGTCCTGGCCGGAGTGGAGACGCCGCCTCGTCTCCTCGACCTCGGGCAGAGGCGACCGTTCGCGGCTGACCTCGGCCAGCATCTCGGCGATGAGTTCGGTGCCCTCCGGGTCGTCCGATTCGGCCAGCCCGAGGAGGGCGCGCACGTGGTCGAGGTCGGCCTGGGCCGCCTTGAGGCTGCTGTACCCGCCTCGGGCGAAGGAGCGCCGACTGCCGTCCTCGCGGGGCGAGAGCTCCTGGCGTACGGAGTAGGTGCAGTGGTTCCTGCTGTTGCGCTTGGGGCAGGAGGTGCCGAGTTCCTTGCCGGTCTTCGGGTCGCGACAGGAGCAGCGGCGGTAGGTGGAGCCCTTCAAAGATCATTCTCCTCGGTGGTCTCGGGATCGCTCCCGGATGAGTCGATCGCGGTGGCCACGTCTGGCCACAGGGACGGGGGAGTGACGCCCTCTTCCCGGATGAACGCGCGGATTCTGCGCAGGTGGCTGGCGGCGTCGTCGGCCGCCTCGGCGGCACGGGCCTGAGAGCGGAGGGCCTCGGCTTTACGGTCGGCGTTCGGGGCGGTCTCGGCGTGGTAGCGCGCGTGGTCCTCGTCGCGGCGCGCCTTCCGTAGTTGCTCCTCGGCGGCGTGGTGGGCGCGGAAGTAGCGGAGCATGTCGTCGTCCGTGCCGAGGTCGGTCTCCTCCCCGGTGAAGCGGCGCAGCGCGTCCAGCGAAGTGGTGGGGTGCTGAAGCGGGAGTCGCTGCACGTCGTCGACGTAGCCGACCGGGTAGACGAGGCAGATGGGCGGGGTGTTCAGGGCTTCGGCCAAGACGATGACGTCGACCAAGGGCAGGTTGGAGCGGCGTCCGGACTCCATGTTGGCGATGACGTTGCGTGGGATCGGGTGGCCGATCTCCTCGCACTTGTCGGCCAAGTCCTGTGCACTCCAACCCAGTTCCTTCCGTCGTCTGCGGACTTCGGCGGCCACGGTGGCCATTACCCGATCCACCCACTCCGGGACGTCGTCCTCGTCGTCGACCTTCTTGGATCCAGGATCGCTACGGCGCTGTGTCATTTAGACACAGTAGCTCGCTTAGCGTTGATTCCAAGACCTGGAGACGGACGCGATGGGCGCGTTCGCCGTGGGCTCAGTCATGGATGGAGCACGCATGCGCGAGAACGAAGAGGCCGGCCGAGCGAAGGGGATGAGCCGCGAGGAGCTCCTTGAGCTCCCCGCAGCCGTTGACCTGGAGACGGGAAACCGGGCGCTGGGACTGGGCCGGAGCAAGGGGTACGAGCTGGCCAAGCGCGGCCAGTACCCGTGCAAGGTGCTCCGTCTCGGAAACGCCTACCGAGTGGTGACCGCAGACTTGTTGGCCCTGCTGGGGCTGGCAGCGTGAAGCGCCTGACGCGTAGCAGATGGTTCTGCGCTGAGCTGACACAGAAACGCTGGACTGTGGCACGGCGTGGACGTACTGTCCGTGGTCGCTCGCGGTGCCGAGAGACCCGCGAGCAGAGAGGCAGCCTCCGGCGGTGCAACGCCGGAGGCCCCGAGACTCCCCAGCAATCCCGTGAGAACCGACCCGGCGGCAGGGGTGTGCAAACCCGAAACCGCCAGACGAGGAGCCGCCCAGTGCAACCCGAGAACTCCGAGTCCTATTCCGCCCCCGTACGAGCGGCTTGGCCCGCCACAGCCATCCCCGGCCGGCCCGGCGCCCACCTGAGTCCCGCGCAGGCCGACGGCAGGGTGGACCCGAGCGACGGTACGGACGATGACAGCGCCAACGAGGCGGACCCGGCGATCGGCCTGGAGGCCATGCCCGACGCGGAGCCGACGGTCAGCTCGAAGGCTCTGGACGAGCTGCGCTCGCAGATAGCCCGGTTCGTGATCCCGCCCTCCTCTGAGGCACTGGACGCGATCACTCTGTGGGTGGCAGCGACACATCTCCAGCCGGCGTGGCAGCACGCCCCTCGGTTGGCAGTGGTGGGGCCGGCGAAGCGCTGCGGCAAGTCGCGGTTGCTGGACGTGCTGA
The Streptomyces sp. NBC_01723 genome window above contains:
- the tmk gene encoding dTMP kinase, whose product is MTRAEQPTAPHPAPDDALVADSRERAVRALLRRPQLRRLWSAQLVGGVGDILALLVLVLLAVQAAIGAGSFGGGYRGVAFAVATVFGVRILATLLFGAVLLGPLTSLTSQDGPLDRRWTMVGADGLRAALLIVAPLWIDWTPDNALAVLLVTAFVTGVAERFWTVCRESAAPALLPAPPLEGATVRPLPDHMDTLRRLSLRTGFVAIPLAGAVLVVAALVNNLLGAGIDWFAEHQAALASYVAAGLFAASLSVVTFLELPGVRTPRARSPLEGLRRPKSGTGVDKGRTGVLPLLVFACAAVAAVVAAVVAVAVLHAKDLGGGPVLYGLMVGALTGGVVVGIRTAPALLPSLSRRRLLALAIAFAGVALLAAGLVPDDTTVLLLLVLAGVGAGVTANTGHALLDQETEDGRRARTTEHLHAVVRVCVALGAVVAPVVAAAIGPHRLESGKFVFAHGGAAFVLMLVGALLLPMAALVLAKVDDRSGVPLRHDLRDALLGGDDPVPTPATGGFFIALEGGDGAGKSTQAEALAEWIRGKGHEVVLTREPGATPVGKRLRSILLDVSSAGLSHRAEALLYAADRAEHVDTVVRPALERGAVVISDRYIDSSVAYQGAGRDLSPTEIARINRWATNGLVPHLTVLLDVSPETARERFTEAPDRLESEPAEFHARVRSGFLTLAAADPGRYLVVDAGQEPEAVGTVVRHRLDQVLPLSEAEIKAREEARRKAEEEARRKAEEEAARKAEEERLERERLEQLERLRAEEEERKRRELEEAQRREAERQAEEARLRAEEASRKAEEERVRLLAEEKARAEEEARLRAEEERRRKQAEEEARLHAEAEARRLEKQRKAEEALLRAEEARRAAEAAAAAASAGPKASAPPAADAPRPKRTAAPAADAATVPTPVVTPTNASGGPVEDTAVLRPVRDTRDGDTEDGSGHGSRADGSSGASAASGSRESESEVTAELPKPPEPAGSSDETTVLPAVEPRDVDETAVLPPVTPGAADETAVLPPVRGDDPADRVPPGYFREDGPGDGSVDRTREAEARDRTRELPQIDPDQAPPRRRRSDWAEETPLDDLPTLADELLGPREDEDGRGDEGRDGDGGRRGKGRGRR
- a CDS encoding DNA polymerase III subunit delta', producing MTVWDDLVGQAKVSEQLTTAARDADAFVTAAAAAGPLPEASSMTHAWLFTGPPGAGVTQTARAFAAALQCVSPDRALGGVPGCGFCDGCHTALLGTHADVSTVSAVGAEILVRDMRDTVRKSFTSPANGRWQIILVEDAERLNEKSANAVLKAVEEPAPRTVWMLCAPSIEDVLPTIRSRCRHLNLRTPSVDAVADMLVRREGIEPDLAAAAARATQGHVEHARRLATDPAARERRAAVLKMPLRVEDVGGALRAAQELVDAAAEDAKQLAEEIETKETEELKAALGAAQGGRLPRGTAGVIKDLEADQKRRRTRTQRNSLDLALTDLTAFYRDVLALQLGSRVAIANADAQDALDRLAHGSSPEATLRRIEAIAACGDALDRNVPPLLAVEAMTMALRAG
- a CDS encoding alpha/beta hydrolase, with product MHTRRTHRRTRIGGNRIRATFLAAALLATACSAGGASTSAGPAAEAAGATEAATASLAPLPKATPAELSPYYEQKLGWRDCGVPGFQCATMKAPLDYAKPAEGDVRLAVARKKATGPGKRLGSLLVNPGGPGGSAIGYLQQYAGIGYPEKVRAQYDMVAVDPRGVARSEPIECLDGREMDAYTRTDVTPDDQDETDELVDAYKEFAEGCGADAPKLLRHVSTVEAARDMDVLRAVLGDDKLTYVGASYGTLLGATYAGLFPDRAGRLVLDGAMDPSLPARRLNLEQTAGFETAFQSFAKDCVRRADCPLGDRDTTPGQVGKNLTAFFDDLDARPIPAGDADGRKLTESLATTGVIAAMYDEGAWQQLRKSLTSAMKENDGAGLLALSDSYYERESDGAYSNLMFANAAVNCLDLPAAFSSPDEVRDALPDFEKASPVFGEGLAWASLNCTYWPVQASGEPHRIEAAGATPIVVVGTTRDPATPYRWAEALADQLSSGRLLTYEGDGHTAYGRGSTCIDSAIDTYLLRGTAPEDGKRCS
- a CDS encoding tyrosine-type recombinase/integrase, which codes for MKGSTYRRCSCRDPKTGKELGTSCPKRNSRNHCTYSVRQELSPREDGSRRSFARGGYSSLKAAQADLDHVRALLGLAESDDPEGTELIAEMLAEVSRERSPLPEVEETRRRLHSGQDLIGSLTVAEWLDRWLAGKRIRKSGLNRYETDIRVHLKPHIGNRRLDRLRVSHLSEMFTDIRDANAQILEDNAQRRAALDELATIPWKGGENRARRKTMKIAIDEMPPFRRVTGPATRQHVKATLRAALNDAIGQQIITFNPAAHVEIDPVRKPKALVWTDERVAKWEQTGEKPSPVMVWTPQQTGAFLDFVAEDRLYAMWHLIAFRGLRRGEACGQPWSETNLDTHALTVSSQLVQDGWGVEASDPKTDSGYRVVALDDDTVDVLKRHRARQEADRQEWGTAWVETGNVFTQEDGSWLHPGKVTDLFERLVAASGLPPIRLHDLRHGAATLMLAADIDIKIVSDTLGHSDTRITRDIYQSVLPQVGRSAAEATAKLVPLQRKAEAEKAARKAAKKEKAKKAAAKNAGKAKGGKPKTKANAPGKGTKKPKRGKSQK
- a CDS encoding helix-turn-helix domain-containing protein, translating into MTQRRSDPGSKKVDDEDDVPEWVDRVMATVAAEVRRRRKELGWSAQDLADKCEEIGHPIPRNVIANMESGRRSNLPLVDVIVLAEALNTPPICLVYPVGYVDDVQRLPLQHPTTSLDALRRFTGEETDLGTDDDMLRYFRAHHAAEEQLRKARRDEDHARYHAETAPNADRKAEALRSQARAAEAADDAASHLRRIRAFIREEGVTPPSLWPDVATAIDSSGSDPETTEENDL